The Flammeovirga yaeyamensis genome segment ATTGGTTCCAAAGGAATATCATCAAGAAGTACCCAATTATTATTTATCTAAATTGGTTGAGGGGTCAGAAGAAGAACAAGACATTTTTGCTTACGAATGGGTTCGATACGAAATTTCAGTATTCAAAAAAGGGATCAAAGAACAAGAGATAGATCCGATTATTCGGAGTTTTCCTTATCAAAGTTTTGCTAGAATGGGTGCTCATTATTTATCCAATAACTGCTTTTTAGAGATGGATTATATTTTACATCAAATAGATCGATTGGAAAACATTCCTATTACATTAATTCATGGAGAGGAAGACGCGATTTGTCCGATAGCATTAGCGAAGGAGCTTGTACATCACCTAAAAAATGTAACCTCTTATTTTGTGGAGGGAGGACATTCTGATCGTGAACCAAACATCGAAAACAAAATTATGGAAGTATTAAAGGGGATTATTTAGTTACATCTTGAAGTATTTTGTCATTCATAATTTAATTATAAATTGATAAATCTTGAACTAACATTTTATTAACTATGCTCGAAAAATTAAAGAAAAACTTAACAGCAATCATCGTAGTCTCTCTTATCGGATTGGTTGCTACCTGTAACATTATGGTTCGTAAAAGTGACAGAGAGAAATGGACCAATAATCCAAAACCTGGATATTATTATGTATTTGATGATTTTCCAATTCAGAATGAAGAATCCATTATGAAGATTAAAGAAGTTAAAGATCAGGCAGTCATTTTTTATCTTCCAAAAATGAAAACTATTGGGAGTTATAAACTAGATAAAACAGACTCTAAAGTGAAAGATCTAGATAAGCAAGGTGTGATGTATGGATCTGAAACGATAACTATTGATAAAGCAGACCTTCTTCAAATGGTAGAAGATGATACTTTCTCGGGGCATATGAATCACAAGCCAAGAGTGACTAACGTATTTTTATAGGTCAATTGATTGTAAATGATGTGTTTAATCAATTTAATTGATTATCTTATTGAACAATCATTACAATTAATTTATACCCAAGTATGGCCCAAAAACAACTCGTTCCTTTCGATCAACTTTCTGATCGAGAACCTCATTATGCTATTTTAAATGGATTAGATCTCGTCGTTGTAAAATATGACGATAATGTTTCTGTATTGTATGGCAGGTGCTTACATAGAGGAGCACTTATGTCCGATGGATTTGTACAAGGCGATAATCTTATTTGTGGAGTTCACAATTGGGATTACCGCATTGATACTGGAGTCTCTGAGTACAATAATGCGGAAGCTTTGCACAAGTTTACTTCTGAAGTGATCGATGGATTTGTTTGTGTTGAAGAAGACGAAGTGAATGCGTTCTTAAAGGAGCATCCTCAACCGTTTAATCGGGAGGAGTATCAAGGTTTGTATATGGATACGCATCCTGAAGAAACCGAGCCATATACTTCTTATATCAAGGAGTTATCAAAAAATGGTTTGAAAAATTATGGTCATCATGGCCCATCAACAAGTATGGGTGTGGACCGAAATAAGCTTCCAAAATGGGAGGACATTCAATTTCTACCTGCACAGTTATCCAAGCGTCCTTTATTAGATCACGAAGAAGTATCAACGGAAGTTATCATAGGAAAAAATGCGAAAAAGCCATTGAAGTTGGATCGACCGATGTTTGTTTCTGATATGAGTTTCGGTGCACTTTCTTATGAAGCAAAAGTGGCCTTATCGAAAGGAGCAGAAATGGCAGGGACAGGAATTTGTTCCGGTGAAGGAGGAATGTTACCCGATGAGCAAGCGAACAATTCGAAATATTTTTATGAGTTGGCTTCAGGGAAATTCGGCTTCTCTTGGGAGAAAGTGAAGAAAGCACAAGCGTTTCATTTTAAAGGGGGACAAGGTGCAAAAACAGGAACAGGGGGACACCTTCCAGGGAATAAAGTAACAAAAGAAATTGCAGAAGTTCGAGGTTTGAATGAGGGAGAAACAGCCATTTCTCCAGCGGCATTTCCTGATTTATTTACAGCGGAAGACTTTAAAAAGTTTGCTGATGAGGTGAGAGAAAAAACGGGTGGAATCCCCGTGGGTTTTAAGATTGCCGCAAGTCGCATTGAGGAAGATATTGAGTTTGCTTTAAAAGTTGGCGTAGATTATATCATTTTGGATGGTAGAGGAGGAGGAACAGGTTCGGCCCCATCTATTTTGAGAGATAATATTAATGTGCCGACCATTCCCGCATTGGTTAGAGCAAAGCGATTCTTGGAAAAAGTAGGTAGAACTGATGTTACATTGGTCATTACTGGTGGATTAAGAGTGCCCGAAGATTTTGCAAAAGCAATGATGCTAGGAGCAGATGCTATTGCGGTTTCTAACTCAGCTTTACAAGCTATCGGATGTTTAGGAATGAGAGCTTGTGGCACAAATAACTGTCCTGTCGGAATTGCCACTCAAAAAGAAAACCTCAGAAGTAGATTATTAATTGATAAATCAGCCAAACAATTGGCGACTTTCTTCCAAGCAAGCACCGACTTGATGAAAGTGGTGGCAAGAAGTTGTGGACATGCTTCTTTTCAGGAATTTAACTTTTCAGATTTATCGACCATATCATACGACATGCACCAATTAACCGGAATTAGATATGCAGGCATACAACATTCTTGATCAACACATCCATCAACTTTGCCAGGTTATCGCAAAGTTTAACCGAGCATTTGTCCCTAAAAAGGCAGACGATAGTCATACCAACCTTCAATTTGATATTGTGGGAGAACGTGTTGTTGGTCGTTGGGTAACAACAGAAAAAGGTAAAGTGATCATGGGTTTCCATGTTCCTTCTCAGACTTTCCATTTATATTCTGAGAATTGGAGTTCTTTATTTTCGTTAGAGACAATAGGTAAGACACAAGTAGAAATCGAAAATGCTTGGGAAACTACCTTGAAGGAATGGAACCTCAGTTTTTCAGAGTTCATTGCTCCTCTACATTATGAAATTCCAGTGTACGATTTTCTATCCACTCCTTATACAAAGTTCAATCAGAATGATATGTATTTATGGATGACCTATCGTGCTTTGGCTTCAGAAATCTGTTATGATGTCTTGAACCATCTACAAGTAGAAGGAGAGATCCGCATTTGGCCGCATCACTTTGATACCGGAATTTATGTTGAGGCAACGCCCAATGTAGGTGTAGGTTTTGGCCTCGCAATGAAAGACAGCATTCTCGAAGCTCCCTATTTCTATTATTCCGCCTATGGGTTGAATGGTCATAGCATTGATTACACCCAATTATCATCACTTAGTATGGGCAAGTGGATTGTACAAGAACAATGGAAAGGGGCGGTGATTGGTATTGATCATACAACGAGGAATACGTTGCATCAGTTTATAAAGGAGGTGACGGAGGAGTATATTTAGTATACATCAATTTATAGATAAAAGACATTCGAAAAGGATGTCTTTTTTAGTTTTTAGTAATAAAAAAGTACAATAATTGAGATATGAATAAAAGTCCATATCCTTGAACTTTTTGTCCATTTACTTCTTTTTTTCATCCCCCATATTTGTAACATCAAAAAACAAAAACAATATGATGATGAAAAAGATAGAAAAAATCACAACAGCATTTATAGCATTATTTTTATTCCTTCCTGGGTTAGAAAAATTCACAGATAAATTCTCATATAATTTTGCTACTCAAATAAAGATGGCTCAACTACCATTTCCTAAATTATCATTCGTAGTAGGACAAACGAGTGAGTTAGTGGTAGGATTTTTAGCTATTATCTTATTATTCTTTTACAATAAACTGAAGCCTGAGATTCGACAAAGATTGTTTTACTTCGTCAATATTATGGTTTTCCCAATTATGTTGGTGGCTTTATATGTGCATGCAGTACCCGAAGTCCCAACAGAAGTTTTACCTTTTGAATTTAGACCTCCAGTATTAGCATTGTTACTATTATTATCAGCATCAATCAACCTTAAGGTGCATAACAGAAAAGAAGTAAAAGCATAAATCAATATCAATTAGTAATAAATTAATTGGACTCCATTTTGAAAATTTTGGAGACCCTAAATCATACATTCAAAATAAAAAAGATCATGAAAAATTTCACAATTCACACCATCGAAACAGCTCCTGAAAAAAGTAAATCAGAATTAGAAGCAAAGAAAAAAGCATACGGTTACTTACCTAATTTAACAGCTACATTAGCCGAGTCGCCTCAATTATTACATGCTTATAATGAATTGCACAACTTATTTACTCAGTCGTCTTTTGATAAAGATGAATTAACGGTGGTTTGGCAAACACTTAATGTGGAAAACAATTGTCATTATTGTGTACCTGCACATACTGCAATAGCACATTCTATGAAAGTGGATACAGCAATTACTGAAGCTTTAAGAAATCAAACACCTCTACCAACTGATAAATTAGAAGCATTAAGAGCATTTACTTTGGCAATGACTAGAGAAAGAGGATTTGTTAGTGATGCAACTTTAGAGGCTTTTTATAATGCGGGTTACACACAGAGAAGTGTATTAGATGTCATCTTAGGAATGGCTCAAAAAACAATTAGTAATTACACAAATCACGTAGCTAAAACACCATTAGACAAAGTTTTCGAACCATTTAAGTGGGAGAAATAATTGTTTTTGTTTTATTGGGATGGTATTCATTTATCATCCCTTTTTTAATCCATTTATTATGACATTAGCATTCGACATCTACGGAACATTAATTAACACATCAGGAGTTTTTGATTCTATACAAAAACTGATTGGTGAAAAGGCTGAGGGGTTCAATCAGCTTTGGAGAACGAAACAGTTGGAATACTCTTTCCGAAGAGCAGCCATGAACAATTATGTAGATT includes the following:
- a CDS encoding glutamate synthase-related protein, which produces MAQKQLVPFDQLSDREPHYAILNGLDLVVVKYDDNVSVLYGRCLHRGALMSDGFVQGDNLICGVHNWDYRIDTGVSEYNNAEALHKFTSEVIDGFVCVEEDEVNAFLKEHPQPFNREEYQGLYMDTHPEETEPYTSYIKELSKNGLKNYGHHGPSTSMGVDRNKLPKWEDIQFLPAQLSKRPLLDHEEVSTEVIIGKNAKKPLKLDRPMFVSDMSFGALSYEAKVALSKGAEMAGTGICSGEGGMLPDEQANNSKYFYELASGKFGFSWEKVKKAQAFHFKGGQGAKTGTGGHLPGNKVTKEIAEVRGLNEGETAISPAAFPDLFTAEDFKKFADEVREKTGGIPVGFKIAASRIEEDIEFALKVGVDYIILDGRGGGTGSAPSILRDNINVPTIPALVRAKRFLEKVGRTDVTLVITGGLRVPEDFAKAMMLGADAIAVSNSALQAIGCLGMRACGTNNCPVGIATQKENLRSRLLIDKSAKQLATFFQASTDLMKVVARSCGHASFQEFNFSDLSTISYDMHQLTGIRYAGIQHS
- a CDS encoding carboxymuconolactone decarboxylase family protein is translated as MKNFTIHTIETAPEKSKSELEAKKKAYGYLPNLTATLAESPQLLHAYNELHNLFTQSSFDKDELTVVWQTLNVENNCHYCVPAHTAIAHSMKVDTAITEALRNQTPLPTDKLEALRAFTLAMTRERGFVSDATLEAFYNAGYTQRSVLDVILGMAQKTISNYTNHVAKTPLDKVFEPFKWEK